In Wolbachia endosymbiont of Spodoptera picta, a single window of DNA contains:
- a CDS encoding phytanoyl-CoA dioxygenase family protein: METLQKNGFFIIKNLVPLELIIQSLSDITNKISKLSQEISVSTSDYLNCTGRWGMLSQVTRIISQALDKIIKNYLEKSLQCQILQKKSNVICKTADLIDAVPFHQDISYSFNDPYHFSVWLALNNVSETSGALQIIENSHKWEIQPLVDFWYPYFFDQYSNNRENYKIKSLPISAGDAIVFDSRLWHGSDKNTDAKDRFAYVTRWIIKDQDLPYVPKPQPSVFGILNCGELTESILRECLSLFGYQESIKAKNMEELIKSWLAFITDTTTNISEIDTTEAKRDLYKLLILNQASALHDAGDISGKIYKNLWFSLLVFLNKKVNVVELAL; encoded by the coding sequence ATGGAAACATTACAAAAAAATGGTTTTTTTATTATCAAAAATCTGGTTCCTTTAGAGCTAATAATTCAGTCTTTAAGTGATATAACAAATAAGATATCAAAGCTATCCCAAGAAATAAGTGTTTCAACTTCTGACTACTTAAACTGTACCGGCAGATGGGGCATGTTATCTCAAGTAACTAGAATTATATCTCAAGCATTAGATAAAATTATTAAAAATTACCTTGAAAAGTCACTTCAGTGTCAGATACTGCAGAAAAAATCAAATGTTATATGTAAAACTGCTGATTTAATAGATGCAGTTCCCTTTCACCAAGACATCTCCTATAGTTTCAATGATCCTTACCACTTTTCCGTTTGGTTAGCTTTGAATAATGTAAGTGAAACTTCAGGTGCACTACAAATTATAGAAAACAGTCATAAATGGGAAATACAGCCTTTAGTTGATTTTTGGTACCCATATTTTTTTGATCAGTACTCAAACAACCGAGAAAATTACAAAATTAAGTCACTACCTATTTCAGCAGGAGATGCGATAGTTTTTGATTCACGGTTATGGCATGGTAGTGATAAGAATACAGATGCTAAAGATAGATTTGCTTATGTAACAAGGTGGATTATAAAAGATCAAGACCTTCCCTATGTGCCAAAACCTCAGCCTTCAGTTTTTGGTATACTCAATTGTGGTGAGTTAACAGAATCTATACTGAGAGAATGCTTGTCATTGTTTGGCTACCAGGAAAGTATAAAAGCAAAAAACATGGAAGAACTTATCAAGAGCTGGTTAGCCTTTATTACAGATACAACTACAAATATTTCTGAGATCGACACTACTGAGGCTAAGCGAGATTTATATAAGCTGCTTATTCTAAATCAAGCATCAGCACTACATGATGCTGGAGACATCTCAGGAAAAATATACAAAAATTTATGGTTTTCACTACTTGTATTTCTCAATAAAAAAGTCAACGTAGTGGAGCTAGCATTGTAA
- a CDS encoding ABC transporter ATP-binding protein, giving the protein MNRSRVDSFKCVLMFILNIVSKFKLNVLIMSLVALVVAVDLSFRKYLVKNILDTAVKYQEGNVIENLLLPVSAYLGMALLITTAFRFYGYFVDIRMFTLMRQKIADMSFCRLLQQDHSYYQNNLSGSLVHKASNLMDSVIELIRLLIDCFFGYSIALVLAIYTLSLVNIKFAIATFTWVSIFILVSIFSFRVLTELADNYSKQNSQVIASIADSILNVISVRLFSQQAHERHKFFQICKKRTIAERKLQWAYFCLWFIYGYSFDILQAVNLYFLIYDYQLNKIAIGDIALVLGINISIIEFLNHLTRNLTQFSTHFGKVSDALPILTTVPEIQDKENAKELNLLSGRITFNNVSFSYEGQEPLFQDFSVTINPCEKVGLVGYSGGGKSTFINLILRLFDVKKGNIQIDNQIVSEVTQSSLRQQISVIPQDPLLFHDTILANIIYGRLQSTIEEIMRAAKLAGIHDFIMTLPDQYGTTVGEKGIKLSGGERQRIIIARAFLKNAPILFLDEPTSQLDSITEKTIQMSLFKLMKNKTTITIAHRISTLLHMDRILVFNKGKIVQDGKHAELVSKQGLYKELWNAQIGCLNGKK; this is encoded by the coding sequence ATGAACAGAAGTAGAGTTGATAGCTTCAAATGTGTATTGATGTTCATCTTGAATATAGTATCTAAATTCAAGCTTAATGTACTTATAATGTCTTTAGTTGCTCTGGTGGTAGCTGTTGATTTGTCTTTTAGAAAGTATTTAGTAAAAAATATTCTAGATACAGCTGTAAAATATCAGGAAGGTAATGTAATTGAAAATCTTTTATTACCTGTAAGCGCTTATCTTGGTATGGCATTACTTATCACTACTGCTTTTAGATTCTATGGCTATTTTGTTGACATTCGAATGTTTACCTTAATGCGTCAAAAAATAGCTGATATGTCTTTTTGTAGGCTACTCCAACAAGACCATTCCTATTATCAGAACAATTTATCCGGAAGTTTAGTACATAAGGCCAGTAACTTAATGGATAGTGTGATAGAGTTAATAAGATTGCTTATAGATTGTTTTTTCGGTTACAGCATAGCATTAGTCTTAGCTATTTATACCTTATCATTAGTAAACATAAAATTTGCAATCGCCACATTCACTTGGGTAAGCATTTTTATTTTAGTATCGATTTTCAGCTTTCGTGTACTTACTGAACTAGCTGATAATTACTCTAAACAAAATTCACAAGTAATAGCTAGTATAGCAGATAGTATTTTAAATGTTATATCAGTAAGGCTATTTTCTCAGCAAGCACATGAGAGACACAAATTTTTTCAAATATGCAAGAAAAGAACTATTGCAGAGAGAAAATTACAATGGGCATACTTTTGTCTTTGGTTTATATATGGCTATTCATTTGATATACTCCAAGCAGTAAACTTGTACTTTTTAATTTATGACTATCAATTGAACAAAATTGCAATAGGAGATATTGCTCTTGTACTTGGAATTAATATATCGATTATAGAGTTTCTTAACCATCTAACTAGGAATCTTACCCAATTTTCTACTCATTTCGGCAAAGTTTCAGATGCATTGCCAATCTTGACTACTGTACCAGAAATTCAAGATAAGGAAAATGCTAAAGAATTAAATTTATTAAGTGGAAGAATAACGTTTAACAATGTTTCTTTTTCTTATGAAGGTCAGGAGCCATTATTTCAAGATTTCTCAGTTACCATTAATCCTTGCGAAAAGGTAGGTCTAGTTGGTTATTCTGGAGGTGGTAAATCTACTTTTATAAACTTAATTCTAAGGCTATTTGATGTTAAAAAAGGTAATATACAGATTGATAATCAAATAGTATCAGAAGTTACACAGAGTTCTTTGAGGCAACAAATATCTGTAATACCTCAAGACCCATTGTTATTTCATGATACTATTTTAGCAAACATCATATATGGTAGACTTCAATCTACTATCGAAGAAATAATGAGAGCTGCAAAGCTGGCTGGTATTCACGATTTCATTATGACTCTACCAGATCAATATGGAACTACAGTCGGAGAAAAAGGCATCAAGCTATCTGGAGGAGAAAGACAAAGAATAATAATAGCCAGGGCATTTTTAAAAAACGCTCCAATATTATTTCTCGATGAACCAACTAGTCAGTTAGATTCTATAACAGAAAAAACAATTCAAATGAGTTTATTCAAATTGATGAAAAATAAAACTACGATTACTATAGCACACCGTATTTCTACACTTTTACACATGGACCGAATTCTAGTATTTAACAAAGGAAAAATTGTCCAAGATGGTAAACATGCTGAATTAGTTTCTAAGCAAGGTCTTTACAAGGAACTTTGGAATGCTCAAATTGGTTGTTTGAATGGCAAAAAATAA
- a CDS encoding WG repeat-containing protein, with amino-acid sequence MQNMQHEKTFDQLIKDNFKSIKISPCESFHELLGNPLYENRFIKVGKFHEPGLAPVYDQTGAYHINVRGEAVYHNRFLKTFGFYFNRAAVEDDTGCYHIDPSGCRVYKQSYQWIGNYQEDACVVRRHDKCFHINLNGNRIYQEEYDYVGDFKDGIAVVYKDSKATHINHYGKLVHNKWYKKLNVFHKGYSIAEDQHGWFHIDINGDPVYQQRFKMVEAFYNGMAKVETFEGVLGQIDITGNVKFSIFDLGKESQVHRISAELSAFWKTYLTSVAIELDLLNILPATTPVLSKKLNIIVPNLERLLRALWEIGFIDYDKDKDLWQLSSKGKCFKGIPFLPKAATMWARVAAEKNWLNIADILKQKSISSFESFKEREASENKKIAFYQALLGYSRFDTKEFNSRINIDDAKNILLFGVHSLFLAYSDIHNKGSIGLYNEHKVPRQLVENLKVKLITQEELSVTNYELGVFCRFLQHYDDDKVLSYLKLVKGISRILLIETILDYRSPTGGSVDINVMVETGGKLRTLNDWEKILKQVKGFKIFAVLPLTDYLSVIDVRC; translated from the coding sequence ATGCAAAACATGCAACATGAGAAAACCTTTGATCAATTAATCAAAGATAATTTTAAATCTATTAAAATTTCACCGTGTGAGAGCTTTCACGAGTTGCTAGGAAATCCTTTATATGAAAATAGGTTTATAAAGGTTGGTAAATTTCATGAGCCCGGTCTTGCACCGGTTTATGATCAGACAGGTGCTTATCATATCAATGTAAGAGGAGAAGCAGTTTATCATAATAGATTTCTGAAAACTTTTGGATTCTACTTTAATAGAGCAGCCGTAGAAGATGATACAGGGTGTTACCATATTGATCCATCTGGATGTAGAGTATACAAACAGTCTTATCAATGGATTGGAAATTATCAGGAAGATGCTTGTGTAGTTAGAAGACATGATAAATGTTTTCATATTAATTTAAATGGCAACAGAATTTATCAGGAGGAATATGATTATGTTGGAGATTTTAAGGATGGTATCGCTGTAGTCTATAAGGATAGTAAAGCTACACATATTAATCATTATGGAAAGTTAGTACATAATAAATGGTATAAAAAACTTAATGTTTTTCATAAAGGGTATTCTATTGCAGAAGATCAACATGGTTGGTTTCATATAGATATTAATGGTGATCCTGTTTACCAGCAGAGATTTAAAATGGTAGAAGCATTTTATAATGGGATGGCAAAAGTTGAAACTTTTGAAGGTGTGTTAGGACAAATCGATATTACCGGAAATGTAAAGTTTAGTATTTTTGATTTAGGTAAAGAATCTCAAGTGCATAGGATTTCTGCAGAACTTTCAGCCTTTTGGAAAACTTACCTAACAAGCGTTGCTATTGAACTTGATTTGTTAAATATTTTACCTGCAACTACGCCAGTTTTATCTAAAAAGTTAAACATTATCGTACCAAATCTAGAAAGGCTGTTAAGGGCGTTGTGGGAAATAGGGTTTATTGATTACGATAAGGACAAGGACTTATGGCAACTATCATCAAAAGGTAAGTGTTTTAAGGGAATACCATTTTTGCCAAAAGCAGCAACGATGTGGGCAAGAGTTGCCGCTGAAAAGAATTGGTTAAATATTGCCGATATACTAAAACAGAAGTCAATCTCTTCATTTGAATCTTTTAAGGAAAGAGAAGCATCAGAAAATAAGAAAATAGCGTTTTACCAAGCATTGCTAGGATATTCTAGGTTTGATACTAAAGAGTTTAATTCTAGAATTAATATAGATGATGCTAAGAATATATTGCTATTTGGTGTACACTCTTTATTTCTTGCTTATTCTGATATACACAATAAAGGTTCTATAGGCCTATATAACGAACATAAAGTACCAAGACAGTTAGTAGAAAATTTAAAAGTCAAACTTATAACTCAGGAAGAACTATCAGTTACAAATTATGAATTAGGTGTCTTTTGCCGCTTTCTACAGCACTATGATGATGATAAAGTATTGTCTTATTTAAAATTGGTCAAAGGAATATCTCGTATTTTATTGATAGAAACTATTTTAGATTACCGCTCTCCAACTGGAGGCTCTGTAGATATTAATGTCATGGTTGAAACAGGAGGTAAACTAAGAACATTAAACGATTGGGAAAAAATACTCAAACAAGTAAAAGGATTCAAAATTTTTGCTGTTTTACCTTTAACAGATTACTTATCAGTTATTGATGTCAGATGTTAA